The following coding sequences are from one Mycobacterium bourgelatii window:
- a CDS encoding rhodanese-like domain-containing protein — protein sequence MNAPTKTAIAAAELDELLNGDNPPRVVDVRTPAEFETAHIPGSHNVPLDVLRKHRSEISEHLTDEVVLLCKSGQRSSQAEELLRGVGITGTRVLEKGFSDWENKGLAVERGRQRWDLERQVRMVAGSIVLSAVLGSVAAPKLKWLAGAIGAGLTFAAVSDTCAMGTALSKLPYNRGAEAPDVRTIVAQLR from the coding sequence ATGAACGCTCCGACGAAAACTGCCATCGCCGCAGCAGAACTCGACGAACTACTCAACGGGGACAACCCTCCGCGCGTCGTCGACGTACGAACCCCGGCCGAGTTCGAGACCGCGCACATCCCTGGCTCCCACAACGTGCCGCTCGATGTGCTGCGCAAGCATCGATCCGAAATCTCCGAGCACTTGACCGATGAGGTTGTGCTGCTGTGCAAGTCAGGGCAGCGCTCGTCGCAGGCCGAGGAGTTGCTTCGCGGTGTGGGAATCACCGGAACGCGTGTGCTCGAAAAGGGTTTCAGCGACTGGGAGAACAAGGGGCTGGCGGTCGAACGCGGAAGGCAGCGTTGGGATCTGGAGCGCCAAGTACGAATGGTCGCCGGCTCCATCGTGCTTTCCGCAGTACTGGGCAGCGTTGCGGCGCCGAAGCTCAAGTGGCTTGCCGGCGCGATCGGCGCAGGGCTGACCTTCGCCGCGGTGTCCGACACCTGTGCCATGGGCACGGCATTGTCCAAGCTGCCGTACAACCGTGGGGCCGAGGCCCCGGACGTCCGGACGATCGTCGCGCAGCTGCGCTGA
- a CDS encoding ankyrin repeat domain-containing protein: protein MSHRQETDEPFVWCGIVDPDQVFDDVAAAGHELADAAKVGDWSTVFDLLDDPDELVDINWWRPGGTAWCTVLHQAAWQGAPNEVAAELIERGALRSLPDAWGRTAHDVRCERDLDAGHPKDVAAQQRKSLVLRTRYLKPPPSPLAPRDVRALNWHLADVIDSRIRGVLYDGRDPQRVLRYPPVEILHELPDQHLWFPVPGMNGGFDVRLVEDFLEVESWCRDVRGSGQAHVITSKGAILVDEGFV, encoded by the coding sequence ATGAGTCACCGTCAAGAGACGGATGAACCCTTCGTCTGGTGCGGGATCGTCGACCCCGACCAGGTATTCGACGACGTCGCCGCGGCGGGCCATGAACTCGCCGACGCCGCCAAAGTGGGCGACTGGTCCACTGTGTTCGACCTGCTCGACGATCCCGACGAACTCGTCGACATCAACTGGTGGCGTCCGGGCGGGACGGCGTGGTGCACCGTCTTGCACCAAGCGGCCTGGCAGGGCGCTCCCAACGAGGTCGCCGCCGAACTCATCGAGCGCGGCGCCCTGCGGTCGCTTCCCGACGCGTGGGGCCGCACCGCCCACGATGTCCGCTGCGAACGGGATCTCGATGCTGGCCACCCCAAAGACGTTGCGGCCCAACAGCGCAAGTCGCTGGTGCTGCGCACGCGCTATCTGAAGCCACCACCTTCACCCCTGGCGCCGCGCGATGTTCGCGCGCTCAACTGGCACCTGGCCGACGTCATCGACAGCCGCATCCGTGGCGTGCTCTATGACGGGCGCGACCCGCAACGCGTCCTGCGGTACCCGCCGGTCGAGATCCTGCATGAGCTGCCGGACCAGCACCTGTGGTTCCCGGTGCCGGGCATGAACGGGGGCTTCGATGTCAGGCTGGTGGAGGATTTCCTCGAGGTCGAGAGCTGGTGCCGGGATGTCCGTGGTTCGGGGCAAGCGCACGTGATCACCTCGAAGGGCGCCATCCTGGTCGACGAAGGTTTCGTGTAG
- a CDS encoding sugar O-acetyltransferase — protein sequence MPSQRDRMLSGALYQANDPDLVASRRKCQRLLEVFNATRADEDETRQRVLHELLGSLGEGSEILPRFLCDYGTYITIGANSFINYDAILLDCAPITIGDDVQIAPRVQLLTAAHPVDDHEARRAKWESASPITIGDNVWIGAGAIVCPGVTVGANSVIGAGSVVTRDIPANVVAVGNPCRVIHRTEYQL from the coding sequence ATGCCGAGTCAACGCGACCGAATGCTCAGCGGTGCGCTGTATCAAGCCAACGATCCCGATCTCGTGGCAAGTCGCCGAAAATGCCAGCGACTCCTCGAAGTCTTCAACGCAACGCGCGCCGACGAGGACGAAACCAGACAACGCGTGCTACACGAGTTGCTCGGTTCACTCGGCGAGGGTTCGGAGATTCTCCCCCGTTTTCTGTGTGACTACGGCACCTACATCACCATCGGCGCGAACAGCTTCATCAACTACGACGCCATCCTGCTGGATTGCGCACCGATCACCATCGGCGACGACGTGCAAATCGCGCCCCGAGTGCAACTGCTAACGGCGGCGCATCCCGTCGACGACCACGAAGCCCGACGGGCGAAGTGGGAGTCGGCCTCCCCCATCACGATTGGCGACAATGTCTGGATCGGAGCCGGCGCCATTGTGTGTCCCGGGGTGACGGTCGGAGCCAACTCCGTCATCGGCGCGGGCAGCGTGGTGACCCGGGACATTCCGGCGAACGTGGTGGCCGTCGGAAATCCGTGTCGGGTGATCCACCGAACCGAGTATCAGCTGTAG
- a CDS encoding DJ-1/PfpI family protein: MHAQIVLYDGFDPFDVIAPFEVLAAGSDCVGDELEVTMVSAEGARAVVSGTRGLTLAATDQLDPSKPGAIIVPGASGPTVGDPDEGVETIPVLLARAAQTELAALLAKGFDNPELIMAGVCGGSLVMAMAGLIEGRHAVTHHLGLDVLDATGVQAVAARVVDDGNLVTAGGVTSGLDLALHLLDRWYGPRVAHAVEVLFEYERRGIVWRATGREPLEV, encoded by the coding sequence GTGCATGCGCAGATCGTTTTGTATGACGGGTTCGACCCGTTCGATGTCATCGCTCCTTTCGAAGTTCTGGCCGCGGGCAGCGACTGCGTCGGCGACGAACTCGAGGTGACGATGGTGTCGGCGGAAGGCGCGCGGGCCGTGGTCAGCGGCACCCGCGGGCTGACTTTGGCGGCGACGGATCAGCTGGATCCGAGTAAGCCCGGCGCCATCATCGTGCCGGGGGCGAGCGGGCCCACGGTCGGCGATCCCGACGAGGGTGTCGAAACGATCCCCGTGCTGTTGGCCAGGGCCGCACAGACGGAGTTGGCGGCGTTGCTTGCCAAGGGTTTTGACAATCCCGAGTTGATCATGGCCGGGGTTTGCGGTGGTTCGCTGGTGATGGCGATGGCCGGACTGATCGAGGGACGCCACGCGGTCACCCATCACCTCGGCCTCGACGTCCTCGACGCCACCGGGGTGCAGGCCGTCGCGGCACGGGTGGTCGACGACGGCAACCTCGTCACCGCCGGCGGGGTGACATCGGGCCTCGACTTGGCGCTGCATCTGTTGGACCGCTGGTACGGGCCGCGTGTCGCCCACGCCGTCGAGGTGCTGTTCGAATACGAGCGCCGTGGAATCGTCTGGCGCGCAACAGGTCGAGAACCACTGGAGGTATAG
- a CDS encoding serine/threonine-protein kinase yields the protein MSFDDSRVGTTFGKYKITGVLGKGGMGEVYEAYDNQIGRTVALKIIQSQYANDRKFRTRFERESHAAATLQEPHVIPIHGFGEIDGFLFIDMRLVRGQDLESLIKKRPLDPERAVDIIGQIAAALDAAHADGLIHRDVKPQNILVTPADFAYLVDFGLAETLGESTRLTATGTRIGSWAYMAPERFADNRITPSVDVYALACVLYESLTGRLPFPNESQEALIRAHLQLPPPRPSLVDPRIPPAFNDVIARGMAKEPDDRYGSAGALARAAGRALRGTGRATTDPQAYNAPQGYIATEHQSWSPATSSPPAPPTRPAPAPPTRPAPPRRTPMPAAPMPSMSPPPTPQPPVNSNERSDGRGSRGMVYAAIAFAAALVLGAIGVVIGLLINQNSTPGPTAAPLSPTGIPSPSWPEETSTPNLPSPTPVPPPPSRPSAAAQPPLVTGPDQSAGHETCDNGFQLNSATGFGTRGGRGSPQTSCAFANNVLLSYWNTYHNASNTPRMVSAPGAVGCSTVPGAICDPNNRSQFLVQCVGSDSNPWITCTGGKDAVVYLW from the coding sequence GTGTCTTTCGATGACTCGCGCGTGGGCACGACATTCGGCAAGTACAAGATCACCGGCGTCCTCGGAAAAGGGGGAATGGGCGAGGTCTACGAGGCCTACGACAATCAGATCGGCCGAACCGTCGCGCTGAAAATAATCCAGAGTCAGTATGCGAACGACCGCAAATTCCGGACGCGGTTCGAGCGAGAATCGCACGCCGCCGCGACATTGCAGGAACCGCACGTCATACCCATTCACGGATTCGGCGAAATCGACGGCTTCCTGTTTATCGATATGCGACTGGTCCGCGGGCAGGACTTGGAAAGTTTGATCAAGAAGCGGCCGCTCGATCCCGAGCGCGCCGTCGACATCATCGGCCAGATCGCGGCCGCGCTGGACGCCGCGCACGCCGACGGGCTGATTCATCGGGACGTCAAACCGCAAAACATCCTTGTCACACCAGCCGATTTTGCGTATCTGGTCGACTTCGGCCTGGCCGAAACACTGGGCGAAAGCACCCGGCTGACGGCGACGGGTACGCGGATCGGTTCCTGGGCGTACATGGCACCCGAACGGTTCGCCGACAACCGGATTACGCCGTCCGTGGACGTCTACGCGCTGGCCTGTGTGCTGTACGAATCGCTCACCGGACGCCTCCCGTTCCCCAACGAAAGCCAAGAGGCGCTCATCAGGGCCCACCTGCAGTTGCCACCGCCGCGGCCCAGCCTGGTCGATCCGAGGATTCCGCCGGCCTTCAATGACGTGATCGCCCGCGGAATGGCCAAAGAACCCGACGACCGGTACGGAAGCGCGGGCGCACTCGCGCGGGCGGCCGGTCGGGCACTGCGCGGCACGGGACGTGCGACAACCGACCCGCAGGCATACAACGCTCCGCAGGGGTACATAGCGACGGAACACCAGTCTTGGTCCCCGGCAACGTCGTCGCCCCCCGCGCCACCGACGCGCCCGGCGCCCGCACCGCCGACGCGCCCGGCACCTCCGCGGCGTACGCCCATGCCCGCCGCGCCCATGCCGTCCATGAGCCCACCGCCAACGCCCCAGCCGCCAGTGAATTCGAACGAACGGTCCGACGGCCGCGGATCGCGTGGGATGGTTTACGCCGCGATCGCGTTCGCCGCGGCGCTCGTCCTCGGGGCTATCGGCGTGGTCATTGGGCTGCTGATCAACCAGAACTCGACACCGGGTCCGACGGCTGCGCCGTTGAGCCCCACGGGAATTCCGTCACCGTCATGGCCCGAAGAAACCTCGACGCCCAACCTGCCGTCGCCGACTCCGGTGCCGCCGCCACCATCCCGCCCCTCCGCCGCTGCGCAACCGCCGCTCGTCACCGGTCCGGACCAGAGCGCGGGCCACGAAACTTGCGACAACGGCTTTCAACTCAACAGCGCCACCGGGTTTGGGACACGCGGTGGTCGAGGATCACCGCAAACCTCATGCGCCTTCGCGAACAACGTGCTGCTTTCTTACTGGAACACCTACCACAACGCCAGCAACACACCGCGCATGGTTTCAGCGCCGGGCGCAGTCGGTTGTTCCACCGTCCCCGGTGCGATTTGCGATCCAAACAACAGGTCGCAGTTCCTGGTGCAGTGCGTCGGAAGCGACTCGAATCCCTGGATCACCTGCACCGGAGGCAAGGACGCCGTCGTCTACCTGTGGTGA
- a CDS encoding Rv3717 family N-acetylmuramoyl-L-alanine amidase: protein MSDPIGGWRFRRRDILKFAGLTPAVIAAGALVDVPRATANIAGKSVFLDAGHSGVFDSSLNRPVPNGRGGEKPCNTSGTATNDGYPEHAFTLAVVQLVAGALQQAGVQVQQSRYDDGSVGPCIDERAAVANAMHPDAIVSIHADGGPPSGRGFHVNYSSPPINEVQAGPAIRLAHTMRDALAAAGLQPANYIGSNGLYGRADLAGLNLAQFPAVLVELGNMRNAEDAALIASPEGRARYADAVVAGITNYLSQ from the coding sequence ATGAGCGATCCGATCGGTGGCTGGCGTTTCCGACGGCGCGACATCTTGAAATTCGCCGGCCTGACCCCGGCGGTGATCGCGGCTGGCGCCTTGGTCGACGTGCCCCGCGCGACGGCCAACATCGCGGGAAAGTCCGTCTTCCTCGATGCGGGCCACAGCGGAGTCTTCGACTCGTCACTCAACCGACCGGTCCCCAACGGTCGTGGCGGCGAGAAGCCGTGCAACACCTCGGGCACCGCCACCAACGACGGCTATCCGGAGCACGCGTTCACCTTGGCCGTCGTCCAGTTGGTCGCTGGTGCCCTGCAACAGGCGGGTGTTCAGGTTCAGCAGTCTCGCTATGACGACGGCTCGGTGGGTCCGTGCATCGACGAGCGGGCAGCGGTCGCCAACGCGATGCACCCCGACGCGATCGTCAGCATCCACGCCGACGGTGGCCCGCCCAGCGGTCGCGGATTCCACGTGAACTACTCGAGCCCGCCCATCAATGAAGTTCAGGCGGGCCCTGCGATCCGACTGGCGCACACGATGCGCGATGCTCTGGCCGCGGCTGGTCTGCAACCCGCGAACTACATCGGGTCGAATGGGCTCTATGGCCGCGCCGACCTGGCCGGGTTGAACCTGGCTCAATTTCCCGCGGTTCTCGTCGAACTCGGCAATATGCGAAACGCCGAAGATGCTGCTCTGATCGCCAGCCCCGAGGGCCGGGCACGCTATGCCGATGCGGTCGTTGCGGGCATCACGAACTATCTGAGCCAATAA
- a CDS encoding nitroreductase family deazaflavin-dependent oxidoreductase, which yields MALKRSILLFGLAVALTSLSLALLLRLFSANRYRLIGSGQFRTFIKRFNSTTSKVAGTPLSPHGLLTHTGRRSGRVYQTPLGTVRHGDGFLVPLTYGTRADWYRNLAAAGGGTFDWKGRTYHVERPEIISGKEPLGAWPLRERIILQLAGIEDFMWLHESHAP from the coding sequence ATGGCACTGAAGCGGTCGATCCTCCTGTTCGGACTCGCCGTTGCGCTGACCTCCCTGTCGCTGGCGCTGCTGTTGAGGCTCTTCAGCGCCAACCGGTATCGCCTGATCGGATCGGGCCAATTCCGGACGTTCATCAAGCGGTTCAACTCCACCACGAGCAAGGTCGCAGGAACTCCGCTGTCGCCGCACGGCCTGCTTACCCATACGGGTCGTCGTAGCGGACGGGTCTACCAAACGCCGCTGGGCACCGTCCGCCACGGCGACGGGTTCCTGGTGCCGCTGACCTATGGCACCCGGGCCGACTGGTATCGCAACCTGGCGGCGGCCGGTGGAGGCACCTTCGACTGGAAGGGGCGCACCTACCACGTGGAGCGACCCGAGATCATCTCTGGGAAAGAGCCGCTAGGGGCCTGGCCGCTAAGAGAGCGAATCATATTGCAGCTTGCCGGAATTGAAGACTTCATGTGGCTGCACGAAAGTCACGCTCCCTAG
- a CDS encoding GlxA family transcriptional regulator codes for MHRVSVLAEPDVIAFDLTIAIETFGRTRLANGEPGYRVRVCGAEPSVAAGPIRIATDFDLDELPNADTIIVPGRNDVTTPVRDDVVVALKAAYDKGIRIASICSGAFTLAATGVLDGKRATTHWMAADYFAACFPAVNLDPGVLYVDEGQILTSAGASAGLDLCLHMVANDYGAAVAADAARLAVAPLHRTGGQAQFIVRHRRRTNTGLDGLLAWIDDNAHRQLTLADIARQAATSVRTLNRQFHSETGQTPMQWLNGVRIRRAQELLESGFDSVESIGRQVGFTSAANFREQFRRVAGVAPQAYRDTFRAKAEA; via the coding sequence GTGCACCGAGTGAGCGTGCTGGCGGAGCCGGACGTTATCGCCTTCGACCTGACCATCGCGATCGAGACGTTCGGCCGCACCCGGCTGGCCAACGGTGAACCCGGCTACCGGGTGCGGGTGTGCGGCGCCGAGCCCAGCGTCGCGGCGGGACCGATCCGGATCGCCACCGACTTCGACCTAGACGAACTGCCCAACGCCGACACCATCATCGTTCCCGGTCGGAATGACGTCACGACACCGGTCCGCGACGACGTTGTTGTCGCGCTGAAAGCCGCCTACGACAAGGGAATCCGTATCGCCTCCATCTGTAGCGGCGCCTTCACACTGGCCGCCACCGGGGTGTTGGATGGCAAACGCGCGACGACCCACTGGATGGCGGCCGACTATTTCGCCGCCTGCTTCCCCGCCGTCAACCTCGACCCCGGCGTTCTCTACGTCGACGAAGGCCAGATCCTCACCTCGGCCGGAGCCTCGGCGGGCCTGGACCTATGTCTGCACATGGTGGCCAACGACTACGGCGCGGCAGTCGCCGCCGATGCCGCGAGGCTGGCGGTCGCACCCCTGCACCGCACCGGCGGCCAGGCGCAGTTCATCGTCAGACACCGCCGCCGGACCAACACCGGACTCGACGGCCTACTCGCCTGGATCGACGACAACGCACACCGCCAATTGACTCTCGCCGACATCGCCCGACAGGCGGCCACCAGCGTGCGGACGCTCAATCGCCAATTCCACAGCGAGACAGGGCAAACACCCATGCAGTGGCTCAACGGCGTGCGCATCCGCCGTGCCCAGGAGTTGTTAGAGTCAGGCTTCGACAGCGTCGAATCCATAGGCCGCCAAGTCGGTTTCACCTCTGCCGCCAACTTCCGGGAGCAGTTCCGCCGCGTCGCCGGTGTGGCACCCCAGGCTTACCGCGATACGTTCCGCGCGAAAGCCGAAGCCTGA
- a CDS encoding SEC-C domain-containing protein, producing the protein MAEAFDAVGTLAEILIEHGPLSEDEITERLQHSGADDPEAIMDELLDEMACPARQLLDDRWFWLPAVLLGRVFTHRLDATEVAHDILAVTPDLLLIGEVCEYEDYAHYADGSPAEVAHPGFDDELLEQRGIPAELIGSHAWLLLPSGMLANLDAGEGDLIGVGLTENGLVVERVTAGAHTAVAERLAATFDDEPVYLGAAVWTICAEDPTVFTEPLAPLYEIIDDNGLTRDGDWLGPEGFDFDTWRFERGCTMLAERHDLDPDDAFALYTLVKLFEEVAALIEAVDVDESPAEALGTVWKGATGAGETTAELHNLRELVDLVGELGVVLADPTLAELLVGETIGTGREGAPALALFAEIIGPKVPRAALVGVRWLRAVALERVGAVDACERELLAAESMDPNWPLALFDLARFASDRGDAERGLALLRRAGAGPDHPLMRVLERHRTEPRRDIGRNALCWCGSGRKYKKCHLGREQQPLAERVGWLYVKAGEHAVASGWTEAVAEVACERCRYADDFSAALDAALEDPLVTDAVLFEGGAFEEFVELRGHLLPDDERQLAEQWLAVHRSVFEVEDVHRGHGITVRDVRTGDVHEVSERTASRQLKPGQLICARVVPTGDTMQIFGGIEPVALHERDSLIELLDTEPDPVTLVAQLSRRFAPPELVNTEGDLLAMCEATVQVSDPAGIEAALDDTYDRVEDYEPPQWIEHVTTQGMPRVRASLVLDGPTLRVQTNSETRMDRVLTTLARLDPTMNLVEDSRRPIHDVREAAKLAGQLPTSDEGDEGALDPDDPEVAAMLDEFIRDYETKWLDEPIPALNGCSPREAADDPTRRGDLIKLLDSFPTEARRGTMDVSRLRAALGL; encoded by the coding sequence GTGGCGGAAGCGTTCGATGCGGTGGGGACCCTTGCGGAGATTCTGATCGAGCACGGCCCACTGTCCGAGGACGAGATAACAGAGCGACTGCAGCACAGCGGCGCGGACGATCCAGAAGCCATCATGGACGAGCTTCTGGACGAAATGGCGTGTCCGGCTAGGCAATTGCTGGACGATCGGTGGTTCTGGCTGCCGGCGGTACTACTGGGCAGGGTGTTCACGCACCGGCTCGATGCAACGGAGGTTGCCCACGACATACTCGCCGTGACACCGGACCTGCTCTTGATCGGGGAAGTCTGCGAGTACGAGGACTACGCGCACTACGCCGACGGGTCGCCGGCGGAGGTGGCGCACCCTGGCTTTGACGATGAGCTGCTCGAGCAGCGCGGTATCCCGGCCGAGCTGATCGGCTCGCACGCGTGGCTGCTCCTGCCGTCCGGCATGCTGGCGAACCTGGACGCGGGCGAGGGCGACCTGATCGGGGTGGGGCTGACCGAAAACGGACTGGTGGTCGAGCGGGTCACAGCGGGTGCGCACACCGCGGTAGCTGAGCGTCTGGCGGCCACCTTCGACGACGAGCCGGTGTACCTCGGCGCCGCGGTATGGACAATCTGCGCCGAGGACCCGACGGTGTTCACCGAGCCACTGGCGCCGCTCTACGAGATCATCGACGACAACGGGCTGACCCGTGACGGTGACTGGCTCGGGCCCGAGGGGTTTGACTTCGACACTTGGCGTTTCGAGCGTGGGTGCACAATGCTGGCCGAGCGCCATGACCTCGACCCGGACGACGCGTTCGCGCTGTACACGTTGGTCAAATTGTTCGAAGAGGTGGCGGCGCTGATCGAGGCTGTCGACGTCGACGAGTCGCCGGCGGAGGCGCTGGGCACCGTGTGGAAGGGCGCGACCGGGGCCGGCGAAACCACAGCCGAACTGCACAACCTCCGCGAATTGGTCGACCTCGTCGGTGAGCTCGGAGTGGTGCTAGCCGATCCGACGCTGGCCGAGCTGCTGGTGGGCGAGACGATCGGTACCGGCCGCGAAGGGGCGCCCGCGCTGGCCTTGTTCGCCGAGATAATCGGACCCAAAGTCCCGCGCGCAGCGCTCGTGGGAGTTCGCTGGTTGCGCGCGGTGGCCTTGGAGCGGGTCGGGGCCGTCGACGCTTGCGAACGCGAATTGCTGGCGGCCGAGTCGATGGATCCCAATTGGCCGTTGGCCTTGTTTGATCTGGCCCGCTTTGCTTCCGATCGCGGCGACGCGGAGCGCGGGTTGGCGCTGCTGCGCCGCGCCGGCGCTGGTCCCGATCATCCGCTGATGCGGGTGCTGGAGCGGCATCGCACCGAGCCGCGTCGGGATATCGGTCGAAACGCACTGTGCTGGTGTGGATCTGGCCGCAAGTACAAGAAGTGCCATCTAGGGCGTGAGCAACAGCCGCTAGCTGAGAGGGTCGGCTGGCTGTATGTGAAGGCTGGTGAGCACGCGGTAGCGAGCGGGTGGACCGAGGCGGTTGCCGAGGTGGCCTGCGAACGCTGCCGCTACGCCGACGACTTTTCCGCCGCGTTGGACGCGGCGCTGGAAGATCCGCTGGTGACGGACGCGGTGCTGTTCGAGGGTGGCGCGTTCGAGGAGTTCGTCGAACTACGCGGGCACCTGCTCCCCGACGACGAGCGACAGCTGGCCGAGCAGTGGTTGGCAGTACATCGGTCGGTGTTCGAGGTCGAGGACGTGCACCGCGGCCACGGCATCACCGTGCGCGACGTGCGCACCGGTGACGTCCATGAAGTAAGTGAGCGAACGGCGAGCCGTCAGCTCAAGCCGGGGCAGCTGATCTGTGCGCGCGTGGTGCCGACGGGGGACACTATGCAGATCTTCGGCGGCATAGAACCGGTTGCCCTGCACGAGCGCGATTCGCTGATCGAGTTGCTTGATACCGAACCCGACCCGGTGACCCTGGTGGCGCAGCTGAGTCGCCGGTTCGCGCCGCCAGAGCTGGTGAACACCGAGGGCGACCTGCTCGCGATGTGCGAAGCCACCGTGCAGGTGAGCGACCCGGCCGGTATCGAGGCCGCGCTCGACGACACCTACGACCGGGTTGAAGATTACGAGCCGCCACAGTGGATCGAGCACGTCACCACCCAGGGCATGCCGCGAGTCCGCGCCTCGCTGGTGTTGGACGGCCCGACCCTGCGGGTGCAGACCAACAGCGAAACCCGGATGGACAGAGTGTTGACCACGCTCGCACGCCTAGACCCGACGATGAACCTGGTCGAGGACTCCCGCCGTCCGATACATGACGTGCGCGAGGCGGCCAAGTTGGCCGGACAGTTGCCCACTTCCGATGAGGGGGATGAGGGGGCACTCGACCCCGACGATCCCGAGGTGGCCGCGATGCTCGACGAGTTCATCCGCGACTACGAGACCAAGTGGCTCGATGAACCTATTCCCGCGCTTAACGGCTGTTCGCCGCGGGAAGCGGCCGATGACCCCACCCGGCGCGGCGACCTGATCAAACTGCTGGACAGCTTTCCCACCGAGGCCCGCCGCGGCACCATGGACGTCAGCCGGCTGCGCGCCGCGCTCGGCCTGTAG
- a CDS encoding serine/threonine-protein kinase, translating into MASRVGGSFGKYQIRRLLGSGGMGEVYEAYDTDKGRTVALKLLADRYAQDQQFRTRFLRESRAAAILQEPHVIPIHDWGEIDGILYIDMRLVRGQTLHDILAAGPLEPERAIDIIRQVAAALDAAHAQGLIHRDVKPQNIIVTADDFAYLVDFGIAEAKGDTHLTQAGQTVGSWAYMAPERFRDEATTPAVDIYGLACVLFEALTGSLPFPSDRLELVIGAHMSAAPPRPSALIGYLPRALDDVIACGMAKHPEDRYTTAGGLARAAKRALAGPTGYPSGPISAPRPTMPPPSYPPYHVAPVPPTVPPRVPQADDGRPGTALLATVIGLAAALVIAIVVVVVVLVGNNDSRPPSPTVAYTTPQYTTYPTAGTTTTRSSYASTPTTTASQDPEQQLRQLASGDRAFVASQLADRWVPQLSSKRPGVVDNGVVWDNQMALDEFLAFKQRYGAKLLWSGDWSTFSAPNFWVTVVPITYRDPAGALAWCRSQGYDRDHCIAKIISTTHPVDGSTAYNN; encoded by the coding sequence GTGGCTTCGCGAGTCGGGGGCAGCTTTGGTAAATACCAAATCCGCCGCCTGCTGGGCAGCGGCGGGATGGGTGAGGTTTACGAGGCCTATGACACCGACAAAGGCCGAACTGTCGCGCTGAAACTGCTCGCCGACCGATACGCCCAGGACCAACAGTTTCGTACCCGGTTCCTACGCGAGTCCCGCGCGGCGGCAATTCTGCAAGAGCCGCATGTCATTCCCATCCACGACTGGGGCGAGATCGACGGCATCCTCTACATCGACATGCGTTTAGTCCGCGGACAAACATTGCACGACATCCTCGCCGCGGGTCCCCTCGAGCCGGAGCGAGCGATCGACATCATCAGACAGGTCGCTGCCGCCTTGGACGCCGCCCACGCGCAAGGGCTGATCCATCGTGACGTCAAACCGCAGAACATCATCGTCACCGCGGATGATTTTGCGTACCTGGTGGACTTCGGTATCGCCGAAGCCAAGGGTGACACGCACCTGACCCAAGCCGGGCAAACGGTGGGCAGCTGGGCCTACATGGCACCGGAACGATTCCGCGACGAAGCAACGACGCCAGCGGTCGACATCTACGGTCTTGCCTGCGTTCTCTTCGAGGCGTTGACCGGCTCCCTGCCCTTCCCCAGCGATCGCCTCGAACTTGTCATCGGCGCTCACATGTCGGCCGCACCGCCACGGCCCAGCGCCCTCATCGGCTACCTTCCACGCGCGCTCGACGACGTCATCGCCTGCGGTATGGCCAAACACCCCGAAGACCGCTACACAACTGCCGGGGGTCTGGCGCGCGCCGCAAAGCGCGCGCTCGCGGGGCCGACCGGTTACCCGTCAGGCCCCATATCGGCACCGCGCCCAACGATGCCACCACCCAGCTATCCGCCCTACCACGTGGCGCCCGTTCCGCCTACCGTTCCCCCTCGCGTTCCCCAGGCGGACGACGGGCGTCCCGGAACGGCGTTGCTAGCCACTGTTATTGGACTGGCAGCCGCGCTCGTGATCGCCATTGTCGTTGTGGTCGTTGTGCTTGTCGGCAACAACGACTCGCGCCCGCCGTCGCCGACGGTCGCTTACACCACTCCGCAATACACGACATATCCGACCGCGGGGACCACGACGACGCGCTCGTCCTACGCGTCGACTCCCACCACGACCGCGAGCCAGGATCCCGAACAACAGCTGCGCCAATTGGCAAGCGGCGACCGCGCTTTCGTCGCCAGCCAGCTTGCCGACCGCTGGGTTCCCCAACTGAGCTCAAAGCGCCCCGGCGTCGTCGACAACGGCGTCGTCTGGGACAACCAGATGGCGCTCGACGAATTCCTTGCGTTCAAACAGCGATACGGGGCCAAACTCCTGTGGTCGGGTGACTGGTCGACCTTCTCCGCGCCGAACTTCTGGGTTACCGTCGTGCCGATCACCTACAGAGATCCCGCCGGTGCGCTGGCGTGGTGCCGAAGCCAAGGATACGACCGCGACCACTGCATCGCCAAGATCATCAGCACCACACACCCCGTCGACGGCAGCACCGCCTACAACAACTAG